Proteins encoded in a region of the Novibacillus thermophilus genome:
- a CDS encoding YicC/YloC family endoribonuclease, with protein MTGYGRSECVVNGTLFRVEIRSVNHRYLDVVVRMPREFLLLEEKIKKEVQSTFTRGRLDVFVTIDAGGGGRRQAEIDWGLAEQVIRSVRALKERFGLVGEPSVSDVVHIPDVLAVQEVEENVEEWEEPLLRVVREASAALLEMRQSEGAELTKDVLKRLERIQLLVASIREQAPKVVEDYRERIAARAREYVQDLDIDEGRLLTEVVLYADRSNIEEELTRLDSHCKQFEHILSQDSPNGRKLDFLVQEMNRETNTVGSKANDLVISQAVVEIKSELEKIREQVQNFE; from the coding sequence ATGACCGGATACGGTCGAAGCGAGTGCGTGGTTAACGGCACGCTGTTTCGTGTGGAAATCCGATCGGTCAACCACCGCTACTTAGACGTCGTGGTCCGCATGCCGCGAGAATTTTTGCTATTGGAAGAGAAGATAAAAAAGGAAGTACAGTCGACCTTCACTCGCGGTCGGTTGGATGTGTTTGTGACGATCGACGCTGGCGGAGGAGGGAGACGCCAAGCGGAGATTGACTGGGGGTTGGCGGAGCAAGTGATCCGGTCAGTCCGTGCGTTGAAGGAGCGTTTTGGGTTGGTCGGCGAACCGAGCGTATCCGATGTCGTTCACATCCCGGACGTATTGGCTGTACAAGAGGTCGAGGAGAATGTTGAAGAGTGGGAAGAGCCGCTCTTACGCGTTGTCCGAGAGGCGAGTGCTGCACTGTTGGAAATGCGTCAGTCGGAAGGGGCTGAGTTGACAAAGGATGTACTAAAACGTCTAGAACGCATTCAACTGCTGGTGGCGTCCATACGCGAACAGGCACCCAAAGTTGTGGAAGATTACCGGGAGCGCATCGCGGCGCGGGCGCGCGAATACGTACAAGACCTTGACATCGACGAAGGCCGCCTGTTGACAGAAGTGGTGTTGTACGCGGACAGGTCCAACATTGAAGAGGAATTGACGCGTTTGGACAGTCACTGCAAACAATTTGAACACATCCTGTCTCAAGATTCACCTAATGGACGAAAGTTAGACTTTCTCGTTCAGGAAATGAACCGTGAAACGAATACAGTCGGGTCAAAGGCGAATGACCTTGTGATCAGCCAGGCAGTCGTGGAAATAAAGAGCGAACTGGAGAAAATTCGTGAACAAGTACAAAACTTCGAGTAG
- the remA gene encoding extracellular matrix/biofilm regulator RemA: MGIRLINIGFGNIVSANRIVSIVSPESAPIKRIIQETRDRGTLIDATYGRRTRAVIITDSDHVILSAVQPETVAQRLSSKDQPEETDE; the protein is encoded by the coding sequence ATGGGGATACGCCTGATTAACATCGGGTTCGGCAACATCGTTTCGGCCAACCGAATCGTGTCGATTGTCAGTCCAGAATCAGCTCCGATCAAACGCATTATTCAAGAGACGCGTGACAGGGGAACACTCATCGACGCAACGTACGGCAGACGGACACGCGCGGTCATCATCACGGACAGCGACCACGTCATCTTGTCAGCCGTGCAACCCGAAACGGTAGCTCAGCGTCTGTCGAGCAAAGATCAGCCAGAAGAAACAGATGAATAG
- the rpoZ gene encoding DNA-directed RNA polymerase subunit omega, with translation MLHPPIDKLMELKHIDSKYTLVVAAAKRARQLQDAHLANKSEADKFVRAALEEIVQNKIKIVTQGEQPDKS, from the coding sequence ATGCTACATCCGCCAATTGACAAACTGATGGAACTGAAACATATCGACAGCAAGTACACGCTGGTCGTAGCCGCGGCGAAACGCGCGCGGCAACTGCAAGATGCACATTTAGCGAATAAGTCAGAAGCGGACAAATTCGTCCGCGCGGCTCTCGAAGAAATCGTCCAGAACAAAATTAAAATTGTGACCCAAGGGGAGCAGCCAGACAAGTCCTAA
- the coaBC gene encoding bifunctional phosphopantothenoylcysteine decarboxylase/phosphopantothenate--cysteine ligase CoaBC, producing MRGKRIVLGVTGGIAAYKAASICSQLSQQGADVRVIMTQAATQFVTKMTFQALSRHEVYSDVFDEHDPSVIAHIDLADHADLFVVAPATAHTIAKLAYGLADDMLTSAMLATRAPVVIAPAMNVHMYQHPTVQKNIETLKARGYRFVEPGEGQLACGYVGKGRMAEPEVIVDVARDVLMREKDLHGVRLLVTGGPTVEPIDPVRYVTNRSSGKMGYAIAEAAVRRGADVTLVSGPTHLDPPAGVTTVQVTSAEEMYREVLDRFEAHDIVIKAAAVADYRPAHYAGHKMKKNDSSLVLEFVRTPDILAELGKRKSDQFLVGFAAETNDVEQHAIHKLKQKNLDLIVANDVSKPGAGFDVDTNVVSIYSRDGLVKELPKMDKRAVADALLDEIKGIRDG from the coding sequence ATGAGGGGAAAACGCATCGTTTTAGGAGTCACAGGCGGCATTGCGGCGTATAAAGCGGCGTCTATTTGCAGTCAATTGAGCCAACAGGGAGCTGACGTTCGCGTGATCATGACACAGGCGGCGACCCAATTTGTCACCAAGATGACATTTCAAGCGCTGTCCCGCCATGAGGTGTACAGTGACGTGTTTGACGAACACGATCCGTCCGTCATTGCTCACATCGACTTAGCCGATCATGCCGACCTCTTCGTCGTTGCACCGGCGACGGCCCACACCATTGCCAAACTGGCTTACGGACTTGCAGACGACATGCTCACGTCGGCCATGTTGGCCACACGGGCTCCGGTCGTCATAGCCCCGGCGATGAATGTCCACATGTACCAGCACCCCACTGTTCAGAAAAATATCGAAACGTTGAAAGCGCGGGGGTACCGCTTTGTAGAGCCTGGCGAAGGTCAACTTGCCTGCGGCTATGTCGGCAAAGGACGCATGGCGGAGCCGGAAGTGATCGTGGATGTTGCCCGTGACGTACTGATGAGAGAAAAGGACTTGCACGGCGTGCGCCTGTTGGTGACGGGCGGACCGACGGTGGAGCCCATCGATCCGGTGCGCTATGTGACGAACCGCTCTTCGGGCAAGATGGGTTATGCGATTGCTGAAGCGGCGGTTAGGCGGGGAGCGGACGTGACGCTCGTGAGCGGGCCGACCCATTTGGACCCTCCTGCCGGGGTGACGACCGTACAGGTGACGTCAGCGGAGGAAATGTACCGAGAAGTGTTAGACCGGTTTGAGGCACACGATATCGTCATCAAAGCTGCAGCTGTGGCCGACTACCGCCCGGCACACTACGCAGGGCACAAAATGAAAAAAAACGACAGCTCTCTCGTCCTCGAGTTCGTGCGGACGCCGGACATATTGGCCGAGCTCGGCAAGCGCAAAAGTGACCAGTTTCTCGTCGGCTTCGCCGCAGAGACAAACGACGTGGAGCAGCACGCGATCCACAAGCTCAAACAGAAGAACTTGGACTTGATCGTGGCGAACGACGTTTCAAAACCGGGGGCCGGGTTTGACGTCGACACGAACGTGGTGTCCATCTACAGCCGGGACGGGCTCGTGAAGGAATTGCCCAAGATGGACAAGCGGGCGGTGGCTGACGCTCTTCTCGATGAAATTAAGGGTATCCGTGATGGGTAA
- the priA gene encoding primosomal protein N', with protein MGKHLKFASVVVDVPSRGTDRPFDYEIPEELADQVEVGCRVHVPFGSRIVQGYVVSLRPQPEVANVRPIREVIDLLPPLNEELVKLAEWMSKYYFSTRLAALEVMIPSALRARYDKILIPGSNVVEEGAYLLGEAERQLMEAVQRARTGLSLKKAEAIEGVTRSLIRKLIREKRLDVVERVRDKVAPKKVTWVKPAESVPLDEQMSRIPANAHKQRAIVQYFVKHPEPVMLSELLTALKATRSSVMRLVEAGILVCEIREQMRTPYHRRVVQDQPLPLTEEQDAALQAIVTRLESREAHTLLLHGVTGSGKTEVYLQAIDASLAQGREAIVLVPEISLTPQMVERFKARFGERVAVMHSGLSQGERYDEWRKVVNGAVQVVIGARSAVFAPFRNLGLIIVDEEHESSYKQDETPRYHARDVAVKRAAHFGAVTVLGSATPSVESYYRAKTGKMVYLPLKQRVQGRPFPDIHIVDMRHELDAGNRSMFSRKLTEALTACVERGEQAVLFLNRRGYSTFVLCRQCGANVECPHCDISLTYHRVNRTLRCHYCGFAQAVPDQCPHCGSDHIRYFGAGTQKVEQELAKRFPGLRIIRMDVDTTGRKGAHEKLLTAFREKKADVLLGTQMIAKGLDFPDVTLVGVIAADTVLNLPDFRAAERTFQLLTQVGGRAGRHARPGRVVIQTYNPEHYSIEMAANYAATAFYRKECQARMKKHYPPFCSLIAIKFSHPDQATVMKASQRITDALKQYLPREAEVLGPVRAPVFRARDRYRMQTMIKYKGGKDLSAAINRARETAEASFPAGDLRIVIDRDPYVLL; from the coding sequence ATGGGTAAGCATTTGAAATTTGCATCTGTCGTCGTCGATGTACCGTCAAGAGGGACAGATCGCCCGTTTGACTACGAGATCCCGGAGGAGCTGGCAGATCAAGTCGAAGTCGGGTGCCGCGTCCACGTTCCATTCGGGTCCCGCATTGTCCAAGGGTATGTCGTCTCCTTGCGCCCACAACCTGAGGTGGCCAACGTGCGCCCCATCCGGGAGGTCATTGACCTTTTGCCGCCGCTGAACGAAGAGCTGGTCAAGCTGGCGGAATGGATGAGCAAGTACTACTTTTCTACGCGGTTAGCAGCCCTTGAAGTCATGATCCCTTCAGCGCTCAGGGCCCGTTACGACAAAATCTTAATTCCCGGCAGCAATGTGGTAGAAGAAGGTGCCTATTTGCTCGGGGAAGCGGAACGGCAGTTGATGGAAGCCGTTCAGCGTGCGAGAACCGGATTGTCGCTCAAGAAGGCAGAAGCGATAGAAGGTGTGACGCGTTCCCTCATCCGCAAACTGATCAGAGAGAAACGGTTGGACGTGGTGGAGCGTGTACGGGACAAGGTGGCGCCAAAGAAGGTGACGTGGGTAAAACCGGCTGAATCCGTACCGTTAGATGAACAGATGTCCCGCATACCGGCAAACGCGCACAAACAGCGAGCGATTGTTCAGTATTTTGTGAAGCACCCAGAGCCCGTCATGCTTTCCGAGCTTCTGACCGCCTTAAAGGCGACGCGGAGCAGTGTCATGCGCCTGGTCGAGGCAGGCATTTTGGTATGCGAAATTCGGGAACAAATGCGCACCCCTTATCACCGCCGCGTCGTTCAGGATCAGCCGCTTCCCTTGACCGAAGAGCAAGACGCAGCACTTCAAGCGATTGTGACCCGGTTGGAGTCGCGGGAAGCCCACACGCTTTTGTTGCACGGCGTGACCGGGAGCGGCAAAACGGAAGTGTATTTGCAGGCCATTGACGCGTCACTTGCCCAAGGACGGGAGGCGATTGTACTCGTGCCGGAAATTTCCCTGACGCCGCAAATGGTTGAACGTTTCAAAGCGCGTTTCGGCGAACGGGTAGCTGTCATGCACAGCGGCCTGTCTCAAGGCGAACGGTATGACGAGTGGCGCAAAGTGGTGAACGGTGCGGTCCAAGTCGTCATCGGTGCCCGTTCGGCTGTTTTTGCCCCTTTTCGTAACCTCGGGCTGATCATTGTCGACGAAGAACATGAATCGTCTTACAAACAAGACGAGACCCCGCGCTACCACGCCCGCGACGTGGCTGTAAAGCGGGCGGCACACTTCGGAGCCGTCACCGTCCTGGGGAGTGCGACTCCTTCCGTCGAGTCCTACTACCGTGCCAAAACTGGCAAGATGGTGTATTTGCCGCTAAAGCAGAGGGTGCAGGGGAGACCGTTTCCCGACATCCACATTGTCGACATGCGCCATGAACTTGACGCAGGCAACCGTTCCATGTTCAGCCGCAAACTGACCGAGGCCTTGACTGCGTGCGTGGAGCGAGGGGAGCAAGCGGTTCTGTTTTTAAACAGGCGCGGGTACTCGACTTTCGTTCTCTGCCGCCAGTGCGGAGCCAACGTTGAGTGTCCCCACTGTGATATTTCGCTGACGTACCACAGGGTGAATCGCACGTTGCGTTGCCATTACTGTGGATTCGCTCAAGCAGTGCCAGACCAGTGTCCCCACTGCGGGAGTGATCACATACGCTACTTCGGTGCCGGAACGCAAAAAGTCGAACAGGAACTGGCTAAGCGCTTTCCGGGATTGCGCATTATCCGCATGGACGTGGACACGACAGGGAGGAAGGGAGCCCATGAAAAACTGTTGACCGCGTTTCGGGAGAAAAAAGCGGACGTTCTCTTGGGTACCCAAATGATCGCCAAAGGGCTGGACTTTCCAGATGTGACGTTGGTAGGCGTGATTGCAGCCGACACGGTGTTGAATCTGCCGGACTTTCGCGCTGCAGAAAGAACGTTCCAATTGCTGACGCAAGTCGGGGGGAGAGCCGGACGCCACGCTCGCCCCGGCCGCGTCGTCATTCAAACGTACAACCCGGAACACTACAGCATCGAGATGGCAGCGAACTACGCAGCAACGGCTTTTTACCGGAAAGAGTGTCAGGCGAGAATGAAAAAACACTACCCGCCTTTTTGTTCCCTCATCGCGATAAAGTTCAGTCATCCCGATCAAGCCACAGTGATGAAAGCGAGTCAGCGCATAACGGACGCGTTAAAACAGTATTTGCCCCGAGAGGCGGAAGTGCTCGGACCCGTCAGGGCCCCTGTTTTTCGGGCGAGAGATAGATATCGGATGCAAACCATGATAAAATACAAAGGCGGTAAAGACCTTTCCGCCGCCATTAACAGGGCCCGGGAAACGGCTGAGGCTAGTTTTCCGGCTGGCGACTTAAGAATAGTGATTGATCGTGATCCGTACGTGTTGTTATAA
- the def gene encoding peptide deformylase: MAVRAIVKHPDPILREKAVKVTKFNANLHKLLDDMAETMYETGNGVGLAAPQIGVSKRVVVIDVGDGLIELVNPEIVETKGEQIGPEGCLSIPNVVGEVKRANYCRVKAQDRNGNPVEYEGEAFLARALQHEVDHLNGVLFIDIAERFLDPEETEKS, encoded by the coding sequence ATGGCCGTGCGTGCGATTGTGAAACATCCGGATCCCATCCTGCGGGAGAAAGCCGTGAAAGTGACGAAATTCAATGCCAATTTGCATAAACTGTTGGACGATATGGCAGAAACCATGTACGAAACTGGCAACGGTGTCGGGTTGGCCGCACCGCAAATCGGCGTCTCTAAAAGGGTTGTCGTCATCGATGTAGGTGACGGGTTAATCGAGCTCGTCAACCCGGAAATTGTGGAGACAAAAGGGGAACAAATTGGTCCGGAAGGGTGCTTGAGTATTCCAAACGTAGTGGGGGAAGTGAAGCGAGCCAACTACTGTAGAGTCAAAGCCCAGGACCGCAACGGAAACCCCGTGGAATACGAGGGTGAAGCGTTTCTCGCTCGCGCTTTACAACATGAGGTGGATCATCTGAACGGCGTTCTCTTCATTGACATTGCGGAACGGTTTCTCGACCCGGAGGAGACAGAAAAGTCATGA